The genomic interval TTTTTGTTCTGTTTTGCTGCAACAACTTCATTTCTCGGACTTTACTTTGTCGGTATTGAGGAAAGTGTACAATGAGCATTCAATGTGCTCATGGTTGTTGATGGATACAGACAAGTTATCTTGCATTTAGAGTATAACTAGAGATGGACATTAAGTTACAGTTGGAGGGAGCCGAATCCAATCTTGAAGTAAGTTTTTGCTTTGCTCATTATTTAATACTTAAGCTATTGAATGACCTAGGCAATTGTTTGTGGAAGTGATGTTTTTTAACAAAGAGATATTTGATTTAGCAGATGGGATCGTTGGATGATAGATCGATGCATGAGTTTGAGGATGAGAGTCTCTTTACTCCGGAAGCAGAGTCTGAAAAGATACAACGTGTGCATGGACTTCAAAATGGATCAGTTTCTGGGGATTTCCCTTCTAGTGGGAACAAAATTTTGCAGAATAGTGTATGTAGGAGTATAAAGACTGtagttttttcaaataaactgAACTTGCTTATGCCTTTTGGCCCTCTTGCAATCATGGTTCACAATTTGACTGGTCATAAAGTGAGTTCAATCATCTACGTTTGTTGGTTGGATTTTTCGCTCATTGCTGCTTAGTTATGATTTTGTTAACTTGTTGAGGTGGATTACAGGGATGGGTGTTCTTTTTGAGCTTGCTGGGTATAACACCTTTGGCAGAGCGTTTAGGGTACGCTACAGAGTAAGGATTGACATATCTCtctcttaattattttgtgattttatgGTTTCTCTAGTAGTTAATATGAGTTATCTATTTCTACGATACAGGCAACTGACTTTCTTCACCGGAGCCACAGGTATAATttgtcatattttaatatcgtAGGTTTATTCAGTTGACaaaatgtttacttttcttatGATTGACTAAGAGTATATTtaatcttttgtttgttttctcttagCAGAAGTAAGTGTTTGCTTTTCGTGCTGtcattgtttgttttaaaGTGTTGTTAGGTCATTGCAACTTCGttatttcttccttttttactGCATGACAATAGTGATCATTTCTACTAGAAATGCTTAGTAAACTTGTAGAGGTTTTTTTAGATTCATGTTCACCATACTGTAAATAGATCTCTATTAATGAATGTGTCACTTAACTGTTATAGAGAgaatctcttttttctttttatgaattttcttcCTTCTCTTTCAATGGTTTCtaatatattgttttcatGGCATTTGGTGCATTCTTAAATGATTTCTCTAGTTCTTACACTAAATCAATTGTGTGTTTGGCTTGAATCTTTAATCACTGATTACATATTGCAATTTCTTTTACTAATTCCTTTTTGTCTGGTTGTTTAAATGGAATTTGCAGTCGGAGGCCTTTTAAATGCTACATTTGGAAACGCAACGGAGCTGATTATATCAATTTATGCACTGAAAAGTGGTATGATACGTGTTGTTCAGCTGTCATTATTAGGTTCAATTTTATCGAATATGTTGCTGGTGCTTGGATGTGCATTCTTTTGTGGTGGGCTTATCTGTTGTAAAAAGGAACAGGTGTTTAATAAGGTAGGTGTACAAGCGTCTTTTTGTAAAGAttcttttcacattttatCCTGTCTTTTTGAATACTATCACTGAGCCAAGTAATCATGCAGGCATCTGCGGTTGTGAATTCAGGACTGTTGTTAATGGCGGTCATGGGCCTAGTCTTTCCTGCTGTTCTTCACTACACACACACTGAGGTGCATTTTGGAAAGTCAGAGCTGGCTCTTTCAAGATTTAGCAGTTGCATTATGCTAGTGGCATATGGTGcttatctttttttccaattaagGGGTCAAACGGAGCTATACGTTCCTCTGAGCGAGGTTGgttacaattttcttttggaattaaatgtTTGTCCAGTTTGTCCTTTTTGTTTAGAATAACTATTGGTGTGGTACTATCTGCGAACTTAGGATGAGAATCAGACTGGGAATGATGCAGATCATGGTGGTAATCATGATGATAATGAAGCTCCAGAGATCTCTAAATGGGAATCGTTGATTTGGCTTGCAATAATGACAGCTTGGATCTCTATCCTATCACAGTATCTAGTTGATGCCATAGAGGTAACATTTGGTTTTTCAACTTCTCTTTGTTGTTCAGAtgtttatcataaaatttccATGGTTTATGACTTCATGGACAATTGTCAGCCATTGTTCATTATTAGCGATGGAAAGTGGGTCTTACGATTAGGAAATACCTGTTTCCCCCCGCCCCCTCTTTCTGTGTTATGCTGTGAATGCCTTTTAGTGCTTATGGTAATTAAGAGCTGGTTTGGCACATATGAATACATGTCTCATGTTTACAAGCAACAGAAGAAAGGACTTGGTTCAATGAGGATAACAGCTGCACTAGGCCTATATTGAAACCAACCCTGAAGACGTATCTCTGGGATGTATTGTATGTCAGATAGTAAATTAGATTCAGATCAGACCTTTTCTTGCTTCCCACCACACAATTTGATATTGATTCTCTTTATTATCATGCTATTGCTTGGGATGTAATCAGATAGTAGATCTTGATTCTGTAAGATTTCAATGATGTGTTACCAAGAGTGTCTGTGATAACTTTTTACTGATAATATGCTTCTTTTGTAGGGAGCGTCGGCTACATGGAACATACCGATTTCGTTTATAAGTGTTATCTTGCTTCCAATTGTAGGGAATGCTGCGGAGCATGCCAGTGCTATTATGTTTGCCATGAAAGACAAGCTTGTGAGCAACTCTTCtaactctttttctttcatttcactgTACTGTTACAGTGCTTGCTATAATGTATACATTTTCTGCAGGACATATCTTTGGGAGTGGCAATAGGGTCATCGACACAGATATCTATGTTTGGGGTATGTGTTGAATATCAGATGGTCCCTTCTGATtgcattttagttttttattttgattgcaTCGGCTCTGGGTTTCTTTGCACTTTCGTGTAGACTTTTTGATTGTTACAATCAATTTTGTGTTATGGACAAGCCACCATTTATTATATGGAAATTTCCAATGGGAGTCAAATGTAGTTCTGGAGCTTTGAGTAACTTGAGTTTGGAGATAAAATTCACTACATTTGTTTAATCTGATTTGCCTTTAAgagattctcattctcatttgatTGTGAAGGTCAACTTTGAATAGTTTTGTGATTGTGAAAAGTGCAACTTTTCTTGAAGTAggtttgtttaaaattttttacttacaaattatttaaaagtaacGGTTATGAGAACTTGAACCTAGCACtcaggaaaagaagaagaacccAAAAGGAATATAGGTAAAAGGTGAAATGGACTGAGAGAAAAGGGTAGAAAGAAGTTATTGCATCTAGCTTGCATTGATTGCATTTGCAAATTGGTACATTTCACAAAAAAGCTATGCCCATCCATTCTTTAACAACTCTTTCTATCAAGACAGCAAATCTTTTATGGTATCAATATGAGTTCTTCCAATATACCCTTTTTCGCCCATTCTTTCTTTCCACTTAATGATTGGTGCTTCATGTATTGATGAAATGTTTTGCTTATTCTCTAATTGATTGCCGTGCTGATCGTTGTCACTTGCATTTTATCCTTTTGCTCTTTTTGGAATAGTGTACTCAGAACCCTGTGTTATTGTTGTGATTACCACAGATCCCATTTTGCGTGGTTATTGGGTGGATAATGGGTCGACCTATGGACTTAAACTTTCAACTTTTTGAGACGGCAACTCTTTTCATAACTGTTATAGTTGTGGCATTCTTTCTGCAGGTTTGTACTTTCATAACCTGTATGGTGTCTGTACTTTTGCATAGAGTTCCATGATTTTCCTCTTGACTGTTGCTGTTATTATGTTTGCAGGAAGGAACTTCTAATTACTTTAAAGGACTCATGCTGATTCTTTGCTATCTGATTGTAGCTGCTAGTTTCTTTGTGCACGAAGATCCTACTTCAGGTGGTAATTTCTTGATCAAAACTTGCATTCACATTTTTGCAATTTCTTCCTGTGCATTATCATTCTTTGAACGTAGTGATATTATGTTGTGGAAAGTGGCCATAACTTGAAGGAATTATGATTTGGCAGATGATAATCAAGTAAAAACTTAGTTCACGAAAGCAGCATATCGGCTTATGAGATGTATTTCCTGAAGCTACGGATCAACTTGGGGGCTGctgtatatatttatatattcagCTTCGAAATGCAGACAAGCCATTATCTTGACTTCCCTAGCTCTTGCTCAGTAACATATTGTGCGGGTTTCTTGCTGTTTTTTGTGCTCTATCCTTTCAATACCTGCTTTGGTGCTAAATGCTTATGACGAGTAAGAAAAATTGTGTATATCACAGAGAAAAACGGTTCATTTCTCTTTGCCTTGTAACTCTTTCtcaattctttttgaagaGATTTCCATTTGTTGCTTCCACTTTGTGGCACACTATTTCAATGACTGCCAATTAAATGGAAGATTTATAACGCCAGCAGCAATGGAGTGCAAGAAAATCAATCTTGTTATATTCCCTGGGTGTAGATTTTCgacttttttttgggttatagATTTTCgacttttttttgggttatagATTTTCGACTTTAATACTCACAAATCTcccaattatattaaaattaaaagtgtcTATGTCTAAAGCTTAAGTAGAGatcaaaatgtaatatttataaaataaaattattgaaaaaaaaaatcttattataaaCGTCAGGTGGGGGCGTCTGACCTCACTGAGCCCTGGTAAGTGACAACAGTGGAGTGCAAGAAACAACACttggaaaataaatgaatctaTAAATTGCAACCTGGTAGTTATGTGTTAAATCAGAAATTCACCTCACATGTTTTTCACTATAGGGGAAAATGTCCCAAATTCAGGTAATATTTTCTATGTAAATTGATCATTTCTTGTGGGTGCTTTCTTCTGTCACTAGCAGTCTTAACTGCTTTCTTGAAAATCAGCCAACCGTTTGTACGCAAATAATACAAACTAATTATGACTTCTAGTTTTGGTAAATTTCAATGCAGTACACGGTTGCAGCTGACCAATAATCCATacataacatttatttatgattaaacGTCACTTTCCAAGCTCAAATTTTTGACTTGATGTTTTtgaggattttttttctcaataactGACGGTAACCCCCATGATGTGgctcttgttttctttaagTGTTGCAAGACatctaaagaaaaaatctgAGAAATCTTGAAGAGGAGAAACATGGGTAGTGTAGAAGAAGAGCATCAGTCACCATTAGTTGGAAGTTTTTCTTCATCTGATCATGAGTCCGGAAAGCCTTTTGAAAGAACTggtaattttatctttctttttttcctctctgGTGCTTTGTACGTTTGGTTTCTATTTCAtgctttttcctttaataaaaaaattcattaaattttcagCCTAAGCATGAGGGAATATTTCTGCTTATATATCTTCCTTTTATCTTTGTAATAGAAGACAAGGATTATTATATATAGCGTTGAAACTATCTGGCTTTTGGGCCCTTTTGATACTCTTAGCATCAGGACATTTTACATGTCAAAGCTAGTGGAAAAATTGAACCCAGCATCCGAATTTAGGTGATACATGTCTTTCTGCAATACTCATATACTGTTAAAGTTCTGATAAgccaaaataatttactctTGCATGTGATTGGCTCAAGAGACAAGTAATTGCTTTTCCTTTAATTCCGGAAAGTGTCTTTAATATGTAACTAGTGCACAGTGAatgttcaattttataaagGATTCATTTTATGACGCACTTAGAATTAATTTCAGTAGTCTTATGAAATTCGCATACCAACagttatgataattttataatattctatTAAAGAGTAATTTGTTTTCTCGTTAGGGACCATATGTACTGCATTGGCGCACATTATAACAGGAGTGATAGGAGCAGGAGTTCTATCTCTGGCATGGAGTATGGCCCAGCTAGGCTGGATTGCAGGTCCATTATGCATGATAGCCTTTGCTTCTGTCACCATTGTTTCTTCATCACTTCTCTGTGACTGCTACAGATTTCCTGATCCTGAAGTTGGCCCGAACAGAATCAGATCCTTCACGCAAGCTGTGAAATTGTATCTTGGTCAGAACttatgcttcttcttcttctgcttctgctgctgctgctgctgcttcttTTAGCTTAGCTTGCAAGTTATATCTCACGAAATAGACATAACATCATTATGATGACTTACAGCTTACTTCAATTACAATAGTTCCATAATGTGGGTCCACTGTGCAACGATCATTCAAGCAAAGTTGATATTTTTCCCCTCTTTTATAGATGCGACAAAATGCATGGCATCTCAATCTCAATCATGCCCATTTCTGCTCAACCTCACATGTGAATagaagtataaaaaaataataatgatgatacaAATGCATGGGATTTCTATCTCAATCATGTGAGTTGAAAAATCAACATATTGATATACTGTGCACATTGCCTAAGAATATGTCCCGCAATGCGGGCAAAAAATGTGATATTATGGGCATTTTTGACTGATATTTACAGCATTGATGgtgtatataataaaatactgGATGCTACAGGAGACAAGAATCAAAAGGTGTGTGGAATATTTGTTCAAGAAAGTTTGTATGGCGCCGGAATTACTTATACCTTTACAACGGCTAATTGCCTAAGGTATGAATCTTCAATCTCCTCGTGTGCCTGCTTCATTCTCTTCTatttaatgaatcattgcatCTTTCAAATCGGACCGCCATGTTCCTCCTCACTTGTTCTTTTTGTGTTAggtgatttctttttcttttttttctttaatattattttcatttctatttttttgcctttttttttttaatgaagcatttacataaatattaaCCAAGCCCCTCAATCCTAATGTTTTTGGCACCCACAATGAAGTATGCTTTGGGGGTTCTGGGTTATTTCTGCATCGCTGCAAATGGGTGAGAAGTATGCTTGAAaagtttttcttgttttcagtGCTTTAAGATGGCTCTTAAACTCTCTCTTTGGATAAGATTGTTGAGATGTGATAAGATCGTATAGAAGCCATATTTAATTGGTTCCATTTGTCAAGTGAGTGGCAGCTGGCACATGTATGAGCAACTTACAAGGTATAAAGACTGTTGTAACCCTATTAGCGTATTGAATCTAGAAAGAACTAATCAAAGCAAGCtaatcaagaaagaaatagaaaagaacTTGAACAGAGCACAGTTTCAAGTAGTCAACTTGTAGAAGGAAAAACTGCTCTTTTATTGATCTCCATAATCGAATTACAAGCTGATTCTATAGAAGAGGTTACAAGGATCACAAAGAACCAAATAGCTAACTAAATGAccaagaaatgaaaaagattacAATGCCATATCAGAGGCTAAAACACACGTATTTATATTCTGGTGTTTCTGGGAAATCATAACGAACTCATAACGAATTCTGCCACATCAGCTCGAATATTTCAACTAGACCCCTCCAGCTGAAGTCGATCTGCACAATGCCCCCAGACTTCTTCAAATCTTTCATTTAAACCCAACGACCATTTGTTGACGAGCAGCTTATTTCCTCACAAAGACAAAGGATGATTCTCACCGATTCACCTATTCGTGGGATCTTCAGAGATACAAACATAATTACAATTGCAAGCAATGCTGGTTGACTAAAAAGCAGATACAAAAGATCTTTGCTCTGTTTTCCTTTCGGAGCCATCGCCTTTTTTACTTTGGCACGTAGTGACATTGCTTTATCTTTtcctgattttttttcttctttttgttgcTTTCATACTTTGGCATCCGAAGTTTTCATAGAAGAACAACTTGTGAACTACAGACATTGAAATCCAGAAGTATCAATTAGTAGACCCAAGTGATTGCTTTGCGAAGCCAGATGACTACTGGAAAAGTAAAAGTATAATAACTATCAAATTGCACTGAGATTAGAATTAGGGTCAGGAGTTTCCTTAGCTGAGAATGGTCACCAATAAAGTGTAGGCATCTTACATCAATTATACAACTAAACCTCTATAAATATGTGATTTATTCTATGGTAATGAAATGAAAAGTCAATTACCAAACTGCTCTCATTTATCTCCACTtctgttttcttctttcttaatCCTTTGGGTTAATAACACTGCCCTTATCTAAATGCAGTTAGACATTCAAGTCACCCATTTGTTGAGCCTTGAATGAAAGTATCACCAATTTCCTTGAGTGATGGAATCGGAATACAAGTACTCAGGTCAGAAGTTCCTTGGACTTCTCTTAAGAAATGAAAGTCCTAAAAATTACGAGCTCTTAAGAGTGGCAAACTTCTTCTTATTCTCATAAAACTTTTGTTAGTCTGTGGTGATTATGATGTAACCTGGTACTGCCTAAAAGTTGTATTCATGTAACTTTTGAGGAGATAACCCTTTTGGACAAAAAGAGAgacaagaatggctaatgtgAACATGCTTGTCATTGCTCCATTATTGAGGTGGACCGATATTGAATGCTTCATATTGTCCTGCTGCCTTTGGAAGAATACTTACTTCTTTACTTAAAACAAAGCACCGTATTGTAAGCAGCTACTCAATTTCATGCACATGACATGATTCCGCTTTTTGCAATTGCTCCTTCGACAACCTACTAGTTGCAAAGTAAGTTTATTGTTTTATCCTATGCCCATATTCAGTTGGCATAAAAAGacatttatccttttttttttccctctctctcttttaaacTTTTGCTGGACATAGAAATTGGCATTTATAAGGTTCTGATAGCTTTGGCGAAGCTTGATGTCATTTAAATCCATGAGCTCATTCATTGCATAGTCACTGTTTTTCAGATGTAGCCGGCCTTAGGTCCTTGTATTTGGTATACAGGTTGCACACTTTCACCAAATTTCATCGCCTACTGTGAAATTTCTGGATAAACATGGCGGTTGATCACTCTCTTGAACTAGCTGATGGTTCCAACGATGATGATGGACATCTCAGAACTGGTAACAAACTTTCAGGACTGATGTCTAGACTACCCTTTTTTCTACTTTCTTTCAATCCAATCTTGAATCTACTGCCTATCGGCAACTCAACCAGGAACCTTGAGGAGTTGTGTCGCCCATATAATTACTGCTGTTATCGGCTCTGGAGTCTTATCTTTGGCATGGAGTACCGCACAGCTCGGATGGATAGCAGGACCAGCTTCCTTGCTTTGTTTTGCAATTGTCACCTATGTCTCTTCTTTCCTTCTTGCAGATTGTTATAGGTCTCCTGATCCAATAAATGGCAAACGAAACCGCTCTTACATTGATGCTGTTAGAttgaatcttggttaagtagAACACCAGTCTCTTCTCAAAAATCTCTGTAAAATTTGAGTCCAGATATTTCTCTTGGAAATAGTTCTTTTAATATGTGTCCTGATTTCATTTAGTGATAGTTCAGGTAAAACTCAAACATGGTTTTGTGGTTTGCTTCAAAATCTGACCTTTTATGGGACTGCTGTTGCTTATGTTATTACTACTTCCACCAGTATGAGGTACTTTCCTCTGCGAATGCCATGATTTACGTATTTAAACTATCCCACGATATTGCATACTAATACTTTGTGTGGGGGATTTTCACTACTTCGTATTCTTCATCTTTTGTTCATGTTCATTTCTAGTTGTTTTGAAATCAAGAAaggttattattttatttatttatttacccaTTTCCTATATTGATTGACGCAGAGCgattcaaaaatcaaattgttacCATAGAGAAGGACACAATGCTCCATGTGCATATGGGGATACTAAACACATGCTGCTGTTCGGAGCAGTTCAGGTTGTTATGTCTCAGATACCAGATTTTCACAACATGGAATGGCTCTCAGTTATTGCTGCAATCATGTCCTTTGCCTACTCTTTCATCGGATTTGGACTTGGCTTTGCTAAAGTGATAGGCAAGCTTTGAGTTTCGCTTATTGTCTTTCAATTCATATTAACACCCTCTACTTTGGAAAGCATTAACCATGTGACCAGTctcattaatttgtttcattatAGTTACCAAATGGagtaacaaaaagaaaatttgaaatcatcTGCATGAGAGCAAATTGCTTTGTCTTAGAGACTCATGTTTTTAACTGCAGAGAATGGGAGGATTAAGGGGAGCATTGCTGGAGTCCCGACTGCTAACCTTGCTGATAAATTGTGGTTAGCATTCCAAGCGCTAGGGGACATTGCTTTTGCCTATCCTTACTCCATCATTCTTCTCGAGATACAGGTATGGCTAGTGAAACAAAACTATGATTGGACTTTGGAGCAACAAAtacttacaaattaaattgaataattttttttttttttggtttgaattaAGGATACTCTGAAGTCACCTCCACCCGAAAACAAGACAATGAAGATGGCATCGatgatttcaatatttattacaaCTTTCTTCTACCTCTGCTGTGGATGCTTTGGATATGCAGCCTTCGGCAACGACACGCCTGGAAACCTCTTGACAGGATTCGGATTCTACGAGCCCTACTGGCTGATTGACTTGGCTAATGCTTGCATTGTTCTTCATTTGGTGGGAGGATATCAGGTAATATTGCCTCAAAACACATACAATACATTCTATTTTTACCCTGATAAAGTTCCTCAGTTTAGTCTCATTGttaacatttcttttcatgtttctTATCTACTACAGATTTTCAGCCAGCCAGTATTTGCATTTGTGGAAAGATGGTTTACTAGAAAGTACCCGAGCAGCGGATTTGTGAACAATTTTTACACTTTCAAGCTACCATTACTGCCACCCTTGAGAGTGAATATTTTGAGGCTGTGCTTTCGAACTGCGTATGTGGTGTCAACAACTGCCGTTGCAATAATATTCCCGTATTTCAATCAAGTGTTGGGAGTGTTGGGGGCATTGAACTTTTGGCCACTGGCTATATATTTTCCAGTGGAGATGTACTTTGTGCAGAAGAAAATTGGAGCATGGACGAGAAAATGGATTGTTCTTAGAACGTTCAGCTTTATTTGCTTGCTGGTGACGATAATCGGATTAATAGGATCAATTGAAGGCCTTATTAGCGCCAAACTTGGCTGAAGATGGACTTGATATTAATCTGCCAATATGTGTTTTACTTGAATTAGGAGTGTGTGCTCATgtattattaatgtttattGTGTTATGATATATGTAGGCAAGATCAAGGAATTTCTTGAACTAGGAAGAAGATTCTGTTAAAATGAGATTAAGAGCAGCTTAAGACCCCAATGGTCACCAATGGTGTTAATTGTGGATGCACTTTTTACAACGCTGTAATTCTGTAAATGACCTTTTACGTCACTCTACACTGCGTAAAATTACGAGACAAATATTTTGACGTAACATTCGCaggaaataaaattcattaataaacAGTGAAATAAGTGAGATGTTCATCAAACAATAAGATAATGCGAAATAAGCCAACACGACTCTTGTATTTGTCTTGTCTTGTGCAAGTATATTTTCCAGGAAAATTATCAGAGAAAATCTTAAAGATAGATTTGAATAAGGATGCCAGGTCATGGCACAATCATTGTCCTATTTTGGTGCACCCCGAAATAGTATGGATAAGATAAGATCATcgacaaatattttttgaaagaattaaaagaaaaaaagtgtttgtgagataaatcataaatttagtACATACTTTttttggtgggggggggggggggggggggggggtttggCACAATTCTTATtgactttttaattattgtctcctttaataattaaatttagggattagttaaaaaaatctacttaaaaattatttaatcaaagaaaataataaaaaaaattaagaaaacaacAAATGCCATTATAGCTGCCAAAACAAATATTAGTTAACGGTCCAAATGAGTttccaaattattattaaagtattAGTTATAcgattcaaattttttatatatgttttttttttaattatgaaaagcGATtcatatgaaatttattttaaatattaatgagCCCCACAATATTACTAtgtatttagaatttttttttcttttaccaaTTACGTTACATACGACTCTTTTTAGGTATTGCCTTAGGTTTGAGCTCTTATATTcttgtatattattattattattattattatttaatctaGTGGGAGTCTAATTATATCTCCGTCCATGTGAGTTGATTTAAATCCTAAAACTCTTATtttcaagataaaaaattttactatcGTAATTAAAGGACACTCACTTAACTTCTTTTAacttactttaaaataaaaaatttaccaatcGAGCTATACTTTGGGAAAATGATTTAGAAGTTTTTTCTCTGAGATTTTATGTACAATCTAATTGATAATAAGGAAACCTAAGTTCTGTTtcctttcaaaatttaagattcaaattaaat from Citrus sinensis cultivar Valencia sweet orange chromosome 9, DVS_A1.0, whole genome shotgun sequence carries:
- the LOC102629460 gene encoding vacuolar cation/proton exchanger 5 isoform X2, translated to MDIKLQLEGAESNLEMGSLDDRSMHEFEDESLFTPEAESEKIQRVHGLQNGSVSGDFPSSGNKILQNSVCRSIKTVVFSNKLNLLMPFGPLAIMVHNLTGHKGWVFFLSLLGITPLAERLGYATEQLTFFTGATVGGLLNATFGNATELIISIYALKSGMIRVVQLSLLGSILSNMLLVLGCAFFCGGLICCKKEQVFNKASAVVNSGLLLMAVMGLVFPAVLHYTHTEVHFGKSELALSRFSSCIMLVAYGAYLFFQLRGQTELYVPLSEDENQTGNDADHGGNHDDNEAPEISKWESLIWLAIMTAWISILSQYLVDAIEGASATWNIPISFISVILLPIVGNAAEHASAIMFAMKDKLDISLGVAIGSSTQISMFGIPFCVVIGWIMGRPMDLNFQLFETATLFITVIVVAFFLQEGTSNYFKGLMLILCYLIVAASFFVHEDPTSDDNQVKT
- the LOC102628828 gene encoding probable amino acid permease 7 isoform X1; protein product: MGSVEEEHQSPLVGSFSSSDHESGKPFERTGTICTALAHIITGVIGAGVLSLAWSMAQLGWIAGPLCMIAFASVTIVSSSLLCDCYRFPDPEVGPNRIRSFTQAVKLYLGDKNQKVCGIFVQESLYGAGITYTFTTANCLRAIQKSNCYHREGHNAPCAYGDTKHMLLFGAVQVVMSQIPDFHNMEWLSVIAAIMSFAYSFIGFGLGFAKVIENGRIKGSIAGVPTANLADKLWLAFQALGDIAFAYPYSIILLEIQDTLKSPPPENKTMKMASMISIFITTFFYLCCGCFGYAAFGNDTPGNLLTGFGFYEPYWLIDLANACIVLHLVGGYQIFSQPVFAFVERWFTRKYPSSGFVNNFYTFKLPLLPPLRVNILRLCFRTAYVVSTTAVAIIFPYFNQVLGVLGALNFWPLAIYFPVEMYFVQKKIGAWTRKWIVLRTFSFICLLVTIIGLIGSIEGLISAKLG
- the LOC102628828 gene encoding probable amino acid permease 7 isoform X2, translated to MAVDHSLELADGSNDDDGHLRTGTLRSCVAHIITAVIGSGVLSLAWSTAQLGWIAGPASLLCFAIVTYVSSFLLADCYRSPDPINGKRNRSYIDAVRLNLGKTQTWFCGLLQNLTFYGTAVAYVITTSTSMRAIQKSNCYHREGHNAPCAYGDTKHMLLFGAVQVVMSQIPDFHNMEWLSVIAAIMSFAYSFIGFGLGFAKVIENGRIKGSIAGVPTANLADKLWLAFQALGDIAFAYPYSIILLEIQDTLKSPPPENKTMKMASMISIFITTFFYLCCGCFGYAAFGNDTPGNLLTGFGFYEPYWLIDLANACIVLHLVGGYQIFSQPVFAFVERWFTRKYPSSGFVNNFYTFKLPLLPPLRVNILRLCFRTAYVVSTTAVAIIFPYFNQVLGVLGALNFWPLAIYFPVEMYFVQKKIGAWTRKWIVLRTFSFICLLVTIIGLIGSIEGLISAKLG
- the LOC102629460 gene encoding vacuolar cation/proton exchanger 5 isoform X1; protein product: MDIKLQLEGAESNLEQMGSLDDRSMHEFEDESLFTPEAESEKIQRVHGLQNGSVSGDFPSSGNKILQNSVCRSIKTVVFSNKLNLLMPFGPLAIMVHNLTGHKGWVFFLSLLGITPLAERLGYATEQLTFFTGATVGGLLNATFGNATELIISIYALKSGMIRVVQLSLLGSILSNMLLVLGCAFFCGGLICCKKEQVFNKASAVVNSGLLLMAVMGLVFPAVLHYTHTEVHFGKSELALSRFSSCIMLVAYGAYLFFQLRGQTELYVPLSEDENQTGNDADHGGNHDDNEAPEISKWESLIWLAIMTAWISILSQYLVDAIEGASATWNIPISFISVILLPIVGNAAEHASAIMFAMKDKLDISLGVAIGSSTQISMFGIPFCVVIGWIMGRPMDLNFQLFETATLFITVIVVAFFLQEGTSNYFKGLMLILCYLIVAASFFVHEDPTSDDNQVKT